One window of the Rosa rugosa chromosome 3, drRosRugo1.1, whole genome shotgun sequence genome contains the following:
- the LOC133735726 gene encoding probable disease resistance protein At5g66890 — MAGELAAGGAVGLAFSLLYEGVSTLVIKSEQFKPLLEELIVTLDYLKPLIKQIGAGNRELDHPNERVYFENQMEKGKRLIDKLSKVGSWNLLKPYYSNKLVELDRSLSKMLLNLIPQGVRDGQDILVMVRSIEHKLIQMELHGQVQNQNALGGGETRATEPYPPSFPIGLDKPLRELKMKLLNDDRVSMLSVTAPGGSGKTTLAQMFCHDREVKGKFSNRIFFATVSNKPKLDWLQTSLQQFLKEVEENDALLVLDDVWPDSSGTLLEELYQLSEGSSCKTLVTSRSFPKYGSHYTLDPLTNDEAMTLLKNSTSLDHSSGTLDELLKQIVKYCKRSPLAITVVGKSLVKGSIEIWKEKVIEWSKSPSILDEYDILRVRLQTSLDVLCENKPILKECFIDLASFPEDGRIPAGVLIDMWSELHGLHEDDLSIAKLQHLNNHNLAKIVVISKENGYVDTCYSEQFVTQHDMLRELALHQIRQDPVGESKRLIIDICGDDLPKRWTQKKDKLKETRLLSISTDGEFSSKWDHMHLPKAEVLILNFQTKNYTLPKFNSKMSKALKVVIVRNNGLSPAELSNLDLLSSLPNLKRVRLERISISSISLTKKKLKSLEKISMFMCNIGQPSSNNSIQFFEALPNLLEINIDYSNDLKELPAELCDLKYLKKLVITNCHNLSALPEEIGNLSKLEVLRLRSCTMLETLKDSITNFKNLTFLDISDCFSIKELPEDIGQLCKLKTINMRQCTRLQGLPTTIWDLENILEEVICDEETEELWEPFKMIKNLRITMVKEEFNLRWLHGH, encoded by the exons ATGGCTGGAGAGCTTGCTGCAGGGGGTGCAGTAGGACTAGCATTTTCTTTGCTGTATGAAGGCGTTAGCACACTTGTCATCAAATCTGAGCAGTTTAAACCCCTTCTCGAAGAGCTCATAGTCACGTTAGACTACTTAAAACCACTGATCAAACAGATAGGAGCTGGTAACAGGGAACTGGATCACCCAAATGAAAGGGTATATTTTGAGAACCAAATGGAGAAGGGCAAGAGGCTCATTGACAAGTTGTCCAAAGTTGGTAGTTGGAATTTGCTCAAGCCTTATTACAGCAATAAGCTTGTTGAATTGGATAGGTCTCTCAGCAAGATGTTGCTGAATCTAATACCGCAGGGAGTAAGGGATGGACAAGATATATTGGTTATGGTAAGGTCTATAGAGCACAAGTTGATCCAAATGGAGCTGCATGGTCAGGTACAAAATCAAAATGCACTTGGTGGTGGTGAAACTAGAGCTACAGAACCTTATCCACCATCTTTCCCAATTGGATTGGATAAGCCTTTAAGGGAACTGAAGATGAAGCTTCTTAACGATGATCGAGTTTCAATGCTTTCGGTCACTGCTCCTGGAGGGTCCGGGAAAACAACTTTGGCCCAAATGTTTTGTCATGATCGGGAAGTCAAAG GTAAGTTCAGCAACAGGATCTTCTTTGCAACTGTTTCGAACAAACCCAAGTTAGATTGGCTGCAAACATCTCTGCAGCAATTTCTAAAGGAAGTAGAAGAAAATGATGCACTGTTGGTCCTGGATGATGTTTGGCCTGACTCATCAGGAACCCTTCTTGAAGAGTTATATCAACTCAGCGAAGGATCAAGTTGCAAGACTCTAGTCACATCAAGATCTTTTCCAAAATATGGTTCTCATTATACTTTAGATCCATTGACAAATGATGAGGCAATGACTCTTCTCAAGAATTCTACATCCCTGGATCATTCCTCTGGTACTTTAGATGAACTTCTGAAACAG ATAGTAAAGTACTGTAAGAGATCTCCACTTGCCATTACGGTGGTTGGAAAATCACTTGTCAAGGGTAGTATAgagatttggaaagaaaaagtaATAGAATGGTCTAAAAGTCCTTCTATTCTTGATGAGTATGATATTTTGCGTGTCCGCCTCCAAACCagcttagatgttttatgtgAAAATAAGCCTATCCTCAAGGAATGTTTCATAGACCTTGCTTCATTTCCCGAAGACGGAAGAATCCCTGCTGGTGTGCTCATTGATATGTGGTCAGAGCTACATGGGCTACATGAAGATGATTTGTCTATTGCGAAACTGCAACACCTCAACAATCATAATCTGGCCAAAATTGTTGTCATAAG CAAGGAGAACGGGTATGTGGATACCTGCTACAGTGAGCAGTTTGTTACGCAGCATGATATGCTTAGAGAGCTGGCATTGCATCAGATCCGTCAGGACCCGGTAGGAGAGAGCAAAAGACTAATTATAGACATATGTGGAGATGATCTTCCGAAACGGTGGACACAAAAGAAGGATAAGCTTAAGGAAACTCGCTTGTTATCTATATCAACTG ATGGAGAGTTCTCATCAAAATGGGACCACATGCATCTACCAAAAGCTGAGGTTCTGATTCTGAATTTTCAGACAAAGAACTATACCTTGCCCAAGTTCAATAGCAAAATGTCCAAGGCATTGAAGGTTGTAATAGTCAGAAATAATGGTTTATCACCTGCAGAATTAAGTAATTTAGACCTATTGAGTTCCTTACCTAATCTGAAGAGAGTCAGATTAGAGCGCATTTCCATTTCTTCCATAAGTTTGACCAAAAAGAAGTTGAAAAGTCTGGAGAAGATATCTATGTTCATGTGTAACATTGGTCAACCTTCTAGCAACAATTCCATCCAATTTTTTGAGGCATTGCCAAATCTTTTGGAGATAAACATCGACTATAGCAATGATTTGAAGGAATTGCCTGCTGAACTCTGTGATCTTAAGTACCTAAAGAAGCTTGTTATCACCAACTGCCATAACCTATCTGCCTTGCCTGAAGAGATTGGAAACCTGAGCAAGTTAGAAGTCCTAAGGCTACGGTCTTGCACAATGCTGGAAACTTTAAAGGACTCAATTACGAACTTCAAGAACCTAACCTTTCTCGACATATCTGATTGCTTCAGCATTAAGGAGTTGCCTGAAGACATTGGTCAGCTGTGCAAATTAAAGACGATCAACATGAGACAGTGCACCAGATTGCAGGGGCTACCTACAACAATCTGGGATCTTGAGAATATATTAGAGGAAGTGATATGTGATGAAGAGACAGAAGAGTTATGGGAACCTTTCAAAATGATCAAAAACTTGCGCATAACAATGGTCAAAGAAGAATTCAACctacgttggctccatggtcaTTGA